One stretch of Arachis hypogaea cultivar Tifrunner chromosome 20, arahy.Tifrunner.gnm2.J5K5, whole genome shotgun sequence DNA includes these proteins:
- the LOC112784893 gene encoding protease Do-like 8, chloroplastic, whose amino-acid sequence MKIVSACNSWCVGMAVPTSQTRTTVLSRRELFFDGMSSVCSSHSQQQHFLNDAVQSQPISISRIGEDEAQDFDGMLRKIHLSPTRRVLMASLTMYSCFHSSRYLSALALGDPLVTLEQVTPPVVSSGPLFPVEDRIVQLFESNTYSVVNIFDVTLRPQLNITGAVEIPEGNGSGVVWDEEGHIVTNYHVIGNALSRNPSSGQVVARVNILASEGVQKNFEGKLVGADRLKDLAVLKVEAPVDLLRPIKAGQSSSLKVGQQCLAIGNPFGFDHTLTVGVISGLNRDIFSQTGVTIGGGIQTDAAINPGNSGGPLLDSKGRLIGINTAIFTQTGTSAGVGFAIPSSTVLRIVPQLIKFGKVVRAGLNVDIAPDLIANQLNVRNGALILQVPKNSVAEKAGLNPTTRGFAGNIVLGDIIVAVDNKPVKNKGELLKALDEYNVGDKVTLLIQRDSQKLELSLELEEQRS is encoded by the exons ATGAAAATAGTTTCAGCATGCAATTCTTGGTGTGTGGGAATGGCGGTGCCAACATCACAAACAAGAACCACTGTTCTCAGTCGCCGTGAGCTTTTCTTTGATGGAATGTCCTCTGTGTGTTCTTCTCACTCCCAACAACAACACTTCCTAAACGACGCCGTTCAGTCCCAACCTATCTCCATTTCAAG GATTGGTGAAGATGAAGCTCAGGATTTTGATGGAATGCTGAGGAAAATTCATTTGTCGCCGACGCGGCGCGTGTTGATGGCGAGTTTGACAATGTATTCATGTTTCCATTCTTCAAGGTATTTGTCAG CCCTAGCTTTGGGAGACCCATTGGTGACACTTGAACAAGTGACTCCTCCTGTGGTTTCTTCTGGTCCGCTCTTTCCGGTTGAG GATCGAATTGTCCAACTATTTGAAAGCAACACGTACTCCGTTGTTAACATCTTTGATGTGACATTGCGTCCTCAACTTAATATAACTGGCGCGGTTGAG ATTCCTGAAGGAAATGGTTCTGGAGTTGTGTGGGACGAGGAAGGCCACATTGTGACGAATTATCATG TAATTGGTAATGCCCTTTCAAGAAACCCAAGCTCTGGTCAGGTTGTTGCACGAGTTAATATTCTAGCATCCGAAGG GGTACAAAAGAATTTTGAGGGTAAACTTGTTGGAGCTGATCGGTTGAAGGATCTTGCTGTCTTGAAG GTAGAAGCCCCTGTGGATCTTTTAAGGCCTATCAAGGCGGGGCAGTCATCGTCTCTGAAAGTCGGGCAGCAATGTTTGGCAATTGGAAACCCATTTGGTTTTGATCACACCCTCACGGTTGGGGTTATTAGTGGACTTAACCGAGACATCTTCAGCCAAACTGGTGTAACAATTGGTGGTGGTATTCAGACTGATGCGGCCATAAATCCCGGGAACAG CGGGGGTCCACTTCTGGATTCAAAAGGACGCTTAATTGGGATTAATACCGCAATATTTACTCAGACGG GAACATCAGCTGGTGTTGGATTTGCAATCCCATCTTCAACCGTTCTTCGAATTGTTCCACAACTGATTAAATTTGGAAAA GTTGTCAGAGCTGGTTTGAATGTTGATATAGCACCAGACTTGATTGCAAATCAACTTAATGTCCGGAATGGCGCTCTTATTCTTCAG GTTCCTAAAAATAGTGTCGCCGAAAAAGCTGGGCTAAACCCGACAACAAGGGGCTTTGCTGGTAATATAGTCCTTGGAGACATCATTGTTGCAGTTGACAATAAGCCG GTGAAGAACAAAGGAGAGTTACTGAAAGCATTGGATGAGTACAATGTAGGAGATAAGGTAACCTTGCTCATTCAAAGGGACAGTCAAAAGTTGGAGTTGTCTCTGGAACTTGAGGAACAAAGATCTTAA